In Microplitis demolitor isolate Queensland-Clemson2020A chromosome 9, iyMicDemo2.1a, whole genome shotgun sequence, one genomic interval encodes:
- the LOC128668681 gene encoding putative uncharacterized protein DDB_G0274435, with amino-acid sequence MEENRQLNDEMQPMPRQRHSDDNNEDLQRLQRQQEQQLQEQRLKQRLEELQRQHKLRQVKELEEHRRRQRLVEQLRQQLQHAEDKEDQRIIDPVHIGGQIYVSSLSHTEAFRQYKPSKFITVMSHAIWGYRNLALRAVKITKRNQNKLPLTPEKRVVLEHQYHKFLKKKKKFI; translated from the coding sequence atggagGAAAATAGGCAATTAAATGACGAAATGCAACCAATGCCCCGTCAACGACATtctgatgataataatgaagatCTCCAACGACTACAACGACAACAAGAACAACAATTACAAGAGCAACGACTAAAACAGCGATTAGAAGAACTACAAAGGCAACATAAACTAAGACAAGTCAAGGAATTAGAAGAACATCGGCGACGACAACGATTAGTAGAACAACTTCGGCAGCAACTACAACACGCCGAAGATAAAGAAGATCAGCGCATAATTGACCCAGTTCACATTGGAGGACAAATATACGTTTCTAGCCTTTCACATACCGAAGCATTTAGACAGTATAaaccatcaaaatttataacggTAATGTCACATGCAATTTGGGGGTATCGAAATTTGGCTCTTCGAGCggttaaaattactaaaagaaACCAAAATAAATTGCCATTAACACCTGAAAAGAGAGTGGTCCTGGAACACCaatatcataaatttctaaaaaaaaaaaagaaatttatctaA